A window of Tatumella citrea genomic DNA:
GGCTGGGGCAGCCAGATCCGTTCTTATGTATTGGATGATTCGCGGATTAAAGATCTGCGTACCGGCGTGGAAACACGTAATACCCAGGCGGTTCTGGATGGCGACCTCGACCGTTTTATTGAAGCAAGTTTAAAAGCAGGTTTATAAGGAACCCCCATGTCTGAACAACAACCACAGCACGCTGATGCCAGCCAGGAACTCAACAACGAACTGAAAAGTCGTCGTGAGAAGCTGGCCGCGCTGCGCCAGAATGGCGTAGCATTTCCGAATGACTTCCGTCGCGATACCCTGTCTGACAAGCTGCATAAACAGTTTGATGATAAAGACAGCGAGCAACTGGAAGATCTCGGCATCGAAGTCAGCGTGGCCGGGCGTATGATGACCCGTCGCATCATGGGGAAAGCCTCCTTTGTTACCCTGCAGGACAATGGCGGCCGTATTCAGCTGTATGTTTCGCGTGATGATTTACCGGAAGGTTACTACAACGAACAGTTTAAGAAATGGGACCTTGGCGATATCCTGGGAGCACGCGGTAAACTGTTCAAAACTAAAACCGGTGAACTCTCTATCCATTGCAGCGAACTGCGTCTGCTGACTAAAGCACTTCGCCCGTTACCGGATAAATTCCACGGTCTGGCCGATCAGGAAACCCGTTACCGCCAGCGTTACCTGGATCTGATTGCCAACGAAGAATCCCGTCATACTTTCCAGGTGCGTTCTAAAATCATGGCCGGCATCCGTCAGTTCATGGTTGAACGCGAGTTTATGGAAGTGGAAACCCCAATGATGCAGGTGATCCCTGGCGGTGCATCAGCCCGTCCGTTTATCACCCATCATAATGCGCTGGACATCGATATGTACCTGCGTATTGCGCCGGAACTTTATCTGAAACGTCTGGTGGTGGGTGGTTTTGACCGCGTGTTTGAAATCAACCGTAACTTCCGTAATGAAGGTATTTCGCCACGCCATAACCCTGAGTTCACCATGATGGAACTCTATATGGCGTACGCAGACTACAACGACCTGATTGAACTGACCGAAAGCCTGTTCCGTACTCTGGCAGAGAAGGTACTGGGCCACACCGAAGTCACTTACGGTGACCAGCTGTTTGATTTTGGCAAGCCATTTGCCCGCCTCACGATGCGTGAAGCGATTAAAAAATACCGTCCGGAAACTGAGCTAAGCGACCTGGAGGATTTTGATAAAGCGACCGCTATTGCTGCTACGCTGGGTATCAAGGTTGAGAAAAGCTGGGGGCTGGGACGTGTGGTCACCGAGATTTTCGAAGAGACTGCCGAAAGCCAGCTGATTC
This region includes:
- the lysS gene encoding lysine--tRNA ligase codes for the protein MSEQQPQHADASQELNNELKSRREKLAALRQNGVAFPNDFRRDTLSDKLHKQFDDKDSEQLEDLGIEVSVAGRMMTRRIMGKASFVTLQDNGGRIQLYVSRDDLPEGYYNEQFKKWDLGDILGARGKLFKTKTGELSIHCSELRLLTKALRPLPDKFHGLADQETRYRQRYLDLIANEESRHTFQVRSKIMAGIRQFMVEREFMEVETPMMQVIPGGASARPFITHHNALDIDMYLRIAPELYLKRLVVGGFDRVFEINRNFRNEGISPRHNPEFTMMELYMAYADYNDLIELTESLFRTLAEKVLGHTEVTYGDQLFDFGKPFARLTMREAIKKYRPETELSDLEDFDKATAIAATLGIKVEKSWGLGRVVTEIFEETAESQLIQPTFITEYPAEVSPLARRNDQNPEITDRFEFFIGGREIGNGFSELNDAEDQADRFQQQVNAKDAGDDEAMFYDEDYVTALEHGLPPTAGLGIGIDRMVMLFTNSHTIRDVILFPALRPEAK